The following are from one region of the Nymphalis io chromosome 21, ilAglIoxx1.1, whole genome shotgun sequence genome:
- the LOC126776837 gene encoding AP-1 complex subunit mu-1, whose amino-acid sequence MSSSAIYILDVKGKVLISRNYRGDVDMGVIDKFMPLLMEKEEESMLTPLLQTSDCTFAYIKTNNLYIVSTTKKNANIALVFVFLYKIVEVMTEYFKELEEESIRDNFVVIYELLDELLDFGYPQTTDSKILQEYITQEGHKLEMQPRIPIAVTNAVSWRSEGIKYRKNEVFLDVIESVNLLANSNGNVLRSEIVGAIKMRVYLSGMPELRLGLNDKVLFESTGRGKSKSVELEDVKFHQCVRLSRFENDRTISFIPPDGEFELMSYRLNTHVKPLIWIESVIERHAHSRVEYMIKAKSQFKRRSTANNVEIIIPVPADADSPKFKTTIGSVKYTPEQNAITWSIKSFPGGKEYLMRAHFGLPSVECEDTDGKPPIQVKFEIPYFTTSGIQVRYLKIIEKSGYQALPWVRYITQNGDYQLRTN is encoded by the coding sequence ATGTCTTCGTCAGCAATTTATATATTGGACGTGAAAGGGAAAGTTCTCATTTCGAGGAACTACCGGGGCGATGTGGACATGGGTGTGATAGATAAGTTTATGCCCCTTCTGATGGAAAAGGAGGAAGAGAGCATGTTGACGCCATTGCTGCAGACTAGTGACTGCACCTTTGCATATATTAAAACGAATAACTTGTATATTGTATCAACAACAAAGAAGAATGCAAACATAGCTCTGGTATTTGTATTTCTATACAAGATAGTTGAGGTAATGACTGAGTATTTTAAAGAGCTTGAAGAAGAGAGTATCCGGGATAATTTCGTTGTTATTTACGAGTTGCTCGATGAATTATTAGATTTTGGCTATCCTCAAACTACTGATAGCAAAATCCTTCAGGAATATATAACACAGGAGGGTCATAAGTTAGAAATGCAGCCTCGCATCCCTATAGCAGTCACCAATGCTGTTTCCTGGAGGTCTGAAGGTATTAAGTACAggaaaaatgaagtatttttAGATGTTATTGAATCTGTTAATTTACTGGCTAATTCGAATGGTAATGTTCTAAGAAGTGAAATAGTTGGTGCTATTAAAATGAGGGTTTATTTATCTGGCATGCCAGAACTAAGACTCGGCCTGAATGATAAAGTACTCTTTGAGAGCACTGGCAGGGGGAAATCAAAGTCTGTTGAGTTGGAAGATGTTAAATTTCATCAGTGCGTTAGATTGTCACGTTTTGAAAATGATAGAACCATTTCATTCATTCCACCAGATGGTGAGTTTGAATTGATGTCATATAGATTAAATACACATGTAAAGCCGTTAATTTGGATTGAATCTGTTATTGAACGTCATGCGCACTCCAGAGTGGAGTATATGATAAAGGCTAAGTCCCAGTTCAAGAGGCGCTCCACGGCTAACaatgttgaaataataatcCCGGTGCCGGCTGATGCTGATTCTccaaaatttaaaactacaatTGGAAGTGTTAAATATACTCCAGAGCAGAATGCTATAACTTGGTCTATTAAATCATTTCCTGGAGGTAAGGAGTACTTAATGAGAGCTCACTTTGGTTTGCCATCAGTTGAATGTGAAGACACCGATGGTAAACCACCTATCCAAGTTAAATTTGAAATACCTTACTTCACAACATCTGGTATCCAAGTCCGTTATCTGAAAATCATTGAAAAGAGTGGTTATCAAGCTTTGCCATGGGTTCGATACATCACTCAGAATGGAGATTATCAATTAAGAACTAACTAA
- the LOC126776853 gene encoding peptidyl-prolyl cis-trans isomerase D translates to MVTRHQLKQRNPLVFLDILIDGEKAGRIVIELRRDVVPKTAENFRALCTGEKGVGVFGKPLHFKGVRFHKAISQFMVQGGDIINGDGTSGESIYGPTFEDENFTLTHEAGVLSMANAGPNTNGSQFCVTTVPCPQLDETNVVFGRVLAGLGIVAEIQQMADDGRPRVECIIEDCGEIQDIHNWNVCCNDGTVDHLPEYPEDLRIDLTTEELMHGIHALKESGNAQFAAQRVRGAARKYHKCLRYIARAAGRLGPYHEDIKTYTIKCNLNLAACYARLQDYRSCIRTCSEVLHIDPGNEKALYRRGQANFALKNYELALEDLKHADKVSPKNSAVQKLLDEVRITNKSYNDIQKQRLSKFFRDQKEKSTAIEH, encoded by the exons ATGGTAACGAGACACCAGCTAAAACAAAGGAACCCTTTggtatttttagatattttaatcgATGGCGAGAAAG CTGGACGAATAGTTATAGAACTAAGACGTGATGTTGTGCCTAAGACAGCAGAGAACTTCCGAGCTCTCTGTACGGGTGAGAAAGGTGTCGGAGTCTTCGGTAAACCTTTGCATTTCAAAGGAGTTCGATTTCACAaag cCATTTCGCAGTTCATGGTCCAAGGTGGGGACATAATTAATGGCGATGGGACCAGCGGTGAGAGCATATATGGTCCGACATTTGAGGATGAAAATTTTACACTTACG CACGAAGCGGGCGTGCTTAGTATGGCAAATGCGGGCCCGAATACTAATGGATCACAGTTCTGCGTGACGACCGTCCCCTGTCCACAACTCGATGAAACTAATGTGGTATTCGGAAGAGTTCTGGCAGGACTTGGAATAGTTGCTGAGATACAGCAGATGGCTGATGATGGTCGACCGAGGGTG GAATGCATAATAGAGGATTGTGGAGAAATCCAGGATATCCACAATTGGAATGTTTGTTGCAATGATGGCACTGTGGACCATCTACCGGAGTATCCAGAAGATCTTCGCATTGATCTTACG ACGGAGGAGCTGATGCACGGCATCCATGCGTTGAAGGAGAGCGGCAACGCGCAGTTCGCGGCGCAGCGcgtgcgcggcgcggcgcgcaaGTACCACAAGTGTCTGCGGTACATCGCGCGCGCCGCCGGCCGCCTCGGCCCGT atcatGAAGATATAAAAACGTACACCATAAAGTGCAATCTAAACCTTGCCGCTTGCTACGCTAGGCTGCAGGACTATCGATCCTGTATCAGAACCTGTTCTGAg GTGCTGCACATAGATCCTGGCAACGAGAAAGCGTTGTACCGCCGAGGTCAAGCGAATTTCGCGCTCAAGAACTATGAACTCGCGCTCGAGGACCTCAAGCACGCAGACAAAGTCTCACCCAAGAACAGTGCGGTCCAGAAGCTTCTAGACGAAGTCAGAATTACGAACAAGTCGTACAACGACATCCAAAAGCAACGTTTGTCAAAATTTTTTCGTGaccaaaaagaaaaaagtactGCAATCGAACACTGA